The DNA region ATTCGCCAACAAGGGTTGCCAATAAATTTCCCGGAAAATATTTTGCAAGCGGCTAAAAATGTTCCTAAGGAAGTTAGCGAAAGCGAACATCATGGGCGCCGTGATTTAAGACACTTGCCGATTGTAACGATTGATGGTGAGGATGCTAGAGACTTAGATGATGCTGTTTTAGTAGAAAAACAAGCGAATGGCAACTATAAATTAGGTGTATATATTGCCGATGTTAGTTACTATGTGCCCGCAGGAAGTCCAATTGACTTGGAAGCGCGGGAACGGGCTACTAGTGTATATTTAGTTGATAGAGTGCTACCAATGTTACCAGTGCAACTATCTAATGGAATTTGTAGTCTTAATGCGGGGGTAGACCGTTTAGCTATGGCTTGTGAAATGCAAATTGATCCACAAGGCCAAGTTGTAAATTATGAAGTGTTTCCAGCCTTAATTAATGTAAAACAACGCTTAACATATACAGCAGTGCGCAAGCTCTTAGAAAATGAAGAAATTGATCAAGCAGCTTATCAAGAAATTTATCCGGAATTGTTGAAAATGCGGGAATTGTGCCAAGTTTTACGCGATAAAAGAATGTTGCGGGGCGCAGTTGATTTTAATTTCCCTGAACAAAAAGTAAAGCTCGATAAAGATGGAAAACCAATTGATATAGTGCAAAGAGTTCGCTCGATTGCCGAGAGCATTGTCGAGGAATTTATGCTTGTGGCCAATGAAACAGTGTCAGAACATTTAAGCAAATTAAATTTTCCAAGTATTTATCGGGTGCATGAATTGCCTGATGAAGAAAAGATTTTTGCTCTGAAAAAACTGTTATATAACTTTAACATCAAATTAGAATATCAGGAAAATGTAACCCCGAAAGCTATGCAACAAGCGCTAAAAGCGGCGGAAGAAAAACCAGAAGCTAGGTTGCTATCTACCGTAATGTTACGTTCTTTAAAACAAGCAAAATATCAAGTGGAAAACTTAGGTCATTTTGGTTTGGCCGCAGAATTTTATACGCATTTTACCTCCCCGATTCGACGTTATCCCGATTTAATGATACATAGACTTTTGCGCGAATCCTTTAAATATCGTCGTCAGTTACCAGAAAAACAAATGCTGCATTATAGCCAAGTTTTACCTGAAATTGCAGAGAGGGCGTCTTTGCAAGAACGGGTGGCGGCAGAAGCGGAACGCATGACCGTTGACTATAAAAAAGCAGAATATATGTATGATCGTATTGGTGAAGAGTTTGAAGGCACGATTTCTTCAGTAACTCCATTTGGCTTTTTTGTGGAGTTGGATAATGGTGTAGAAGGCTTAGTGCATATGGGCGCGTTGCTAGATGACTACTATATTTATGTTGAAGAACGTTATGCTTTAATTGGCGAGCGTTTGAAAAATAGTTATCGCTTGGGTGATAAAGTACGGATTGAAGTTTTACAAGTAAATGTTAAAGAACGCAATATAGATTTTGTATTAGCTGGGACGAGTTTAGAAGATAAATTAATTTTAAAAGCTAATTCGCCAACGGGAAATCGGGAAAAAATGTTGTTGGCAGCAGGTAAAGCAGCGGCCAAGAAAAAAGGCAAGAAAAAAACAGCGGCAATAGAAGCTCGCAAAGAAAGTCGCACTTCTCGCAATGATGAATCTGCTACAAACTCTGAAAAACGTCAAGCTTATCCTACTAAAACTAAAGCAAAAGATAAGCCAACTGCAATTGATAAACGTAAAAAATCTGAAAAAGCTAGTGGTTGGGAAACGCCAAAATCCAGCCCGAAAAATAAAGGCAGTATGGATAAATTTATCAAAAAGCCTGAGGCGCGTGAGTCGAAAGATGGGTTTGATAATCCTTATTTCAGTGAAGAAACTGGAGCCAAACGGACGAGTCGTAGTAGATTTTCCAGTGAAAAACGCCAAGATAGTCCCGAAACAACTAGCAAACCAAATAGAAACGCTAAAAGCACTGAAACGACTGTGAAAAAGTCCACAGCAAAAGGTGCTAGCAAAACATCTAATCGTAAGCCAGCTGGGGGAAAACCAGTTAAAAGTAAAAAGAACAAGAGGTAGGTGATTTGCTTGAAAGAACAGGGGATTAAAGTTATTGCTGAAAATAGAAAAGCAAGGCATGACTATCATATCCATGAAGTCTTTGAAGCCGGAATAGCACTTACGGGTACAGAGGTTAAAGCATTGCGCGCGGGTAAGGCCAATTTAAAGGATTGCTATGCGCAATTTGATCGCTATAATGAGTTGTATATTGAGGGGATGCATATCAGTCCCTATGAACAAGGCAATATATTTAACCATGAACCGCTAAGAAGACGGAAATTATTAATGCATCGTGCCGAGTTAGATAAATTAATGGGGAAAATAAAAGAAAAAGGTTTTACTTTAGTTCCTTTAAAATTATATTTTGTGCGCGGTAAAGTTAAAGTGGCCTTAGGGTTAGCAACAGGTAAAAAACTTCATGATAAACGCCAAGATATGGCGGAGCGTGATGCTAAACGCGAAGTAGAGCGTTTTATGAAAGAGCGTAATAAAAGTTAGGCACCTCTTGCATAGCTAATTTATTTATGATACAATCAGCTTTAGTATAGAGTAACATCTAACTATACAGTACACGGGGGTGTACTGGTTTCGACAGGGGTAGTTGTGGCTTAATAAGCGAGTCAGGGTTCCATCTGCCTGCAATACGGTGGGAACTGTTTAAACGCAGAAGATAATTTTGCATTAGCAGCTTAGGCTGCTCGTCTTACCTCTCCTAGCCTGCGGGCGGGGATAAGGCGTCACACAGTAGGCTACTTGAAAGTTCAATGCTCGGAGAACTTTTGGGGAATGTTATCGAGCTAGCAAATGCGGAGCTTGTCAATAGGCGACAAATGCGCGAAGTTTAAATTATTGACTGCACTCGGAGAAAGTTCTGTAGCAATACTTCTGGACAGGGGTTCGACTCCCCTCACCTCCACCAATTAAATGTAGAAGTTTTTTAGAATTAAATATTTAGCTTTAGAAATAAAATGAACCCGCGAATTTCGCGGGTTTTTTTGCGATATGTGGTTTTGAAAAGGGGGGACTTTAAAAAAGTAAAATAATTTTATTGAAAGTATGCAATATGCTATTGAATACAAAGAGATCATATAATTTAGAAAGAATGATAAAAAATAAAAATATGAGCTGGAAAATCGTAATTTGACTCATCTGAGAAAAATTTATTGACAATGGGTTAGTACTTTATATTATAGCAAGATATTAAATTTGCTCCCAAAAAGGAACGTCCCTTATGCCTTTCTAGAATAATGGTAACTATTATTTTTAGCAATAATTCTACCATGTAGACAATATATGACTGTGAAAACATGCTTGAAAGTGCTATATATTGAGAAAACATTTTGTTTGGATGAATTTGATTGCTAATAGGAATTGCCGCTGGGGATGGTTTGTGGAAGTTGTATAAATTAATGGTGTTTTAAAAAATGACTTCAAGACAAGGCTTGTTTTTTTACTAGTTTGATTTAATTGGTTTAGTTTTTATCACTTAATAGTAAACACTAAAAATGCAAACGTAGGTATAAAAATATAAGTAAATATCTTAAATATGACATATAATATATTTTGTTTAAGGCGATGTAGTTGTAACTTTGGAGGGTATGTTATGAATGACTTGGAAAAAAAAATACTTGATATATTGAGGGATAGTGTCAACGGACTGAAGGGAAGAGAAATTGCTGTAAAAGTAGGAGTAGAAAAAAAGAAAGTTAATGCCTTATTATACAGCTCGAAATCATTGAATAATATGTGTTATCGAGACGAAGCATACGTATGGCATATAAAAGAAAAACAGGAAGGTATAAAACCTGTAGCTAAAGATTTAGAATCATCTGAACACCATGAGAAAACAATCATTATAGCTAGTCGAGATCACACGAGAACAATGGAACTTTTTACAGAAAAAGCGAAGCCTGCGAATCATAAAAATTTTGAAAGACAGGGGATTAATCAGATGGAAAGAGAAAAACTTGCAGTTACTGGAGCGGAAAATTTAGTTGAGCGGAAACAATGTGTTTTGCCATCTGATATGAGAGGCTTTAAGGATTCGGAGCTTGAAAAAGAAAGTTCCAATAGACGGCAAAAGAAATTGACCAATCAAGATAAAGTAGTTGCACTTTTTACATACATTGAAAAGCTATATGCATCTTTATATACAAAAGATAAGAACCTTTCTAGT from Succinispira mobilis DSM 6222 includes:
- the rnr gene encoding ribonuclease R, which codes for MLEKILAALDGKEKYPEDLARELKIKGESLEEFWQLMRTLEKQQRIKPTKKGLVTLNKKNKEALLIGKIESNAKGFGFVILDDKSKITSDVFIPANAMNTAMNGDKVLIRLISNIVGKKPEGEIVSILERANDKIVGTFIISGAYAFVLPDSKRILGDVFVAKKHFNQAVHGQKVVVQVIKWPEAGKNAEGRVIEVLGNSDDKDIEILSIIRQQGLPINFPENILQAAKNVPKEVSESEHHGRRDLRHLPIVTIDGEDARDLDDAVLVEKQANGNYKLGVYIADVSYYVPAGSPIDLEARERATSVYLVDRVLPMLPVQLSNGICSLNAGVDRLAMACEMQIDPQGQVVNYEVFPALINVKQRLTYTAVRKLLENEEIDQAAYQEIYPELLKMRELCQVLRDKRMLRGAVDFNFPEQKVKLDKDGKPIDIVQRVRSIAESIVEEFMLVANETVSEHLSKLNFPSIYRVHELPDEEKIFALKKLLYNFNIKLEYQENVTPKAMQQALKAAEEKPEARLLSTVMLRSLKQAKYQVENLGHFGLAAEFYTHFTSPIRRYPDLMIHRLLRESFKYRRQLPEKQMLHYSQVLPEIAERASLQERVAAEAERMTVDYKKAEYMYDRIGEEFEGTISSVTPFGFFVELDNGVEGLVHMGALLDDYYIYVEERYALIGERLKNSYRLGDKVRIEVLQVNVKERNIDFVLAGTSLEDKLILKANSPTGNREKMLLAAGKAAAKKKGKKKTAAIEARKESRTSRNDESATNSEKRQAYPTKTKAKDKPTAIDKRKKSEKASGWETPKSSPKNKGSMDKFIKKPEARESKDGFDNPYFSEETGAKRTSRSRFSSEKRQDSPETTSKPNRNAKSTETTVKKSTAKGASKTSNRKPAGGKPVKSKKNKR
- the smpB gene encoding SsrA-binding protein SmpB, with the protein product MKEQGIKVIAENRKARHDYHIHEVFEAGIALTGTEVKALRAGKANLKDCYAQFDRYNELYIEGMHISPYEQGNIFNHEPLRRRKLLMHRAELDKLMGKIKEKGFTLVPLKLYFVRGKVKVALGLATGKKLHDKRQDMAERDAKREVERFMKERNKS